GAAGCCGGAGTCCTGGCACGAGCAGCTCGAAACGGTGCGCAAGGAGTCGGCCTCCACCGAGGAGGCACTGCGCCAGTCACGCAAGCACGTGGAGGTGACGAGGCAGCGGCTGGTGGAGGCCCAGGCCACGCTCGCCCAGGGGGAGTTGCCGGAGCCGCAGCTCCTCACCTCCGCGGAGCTGGAGGCGAACCACCCCTCGGGCGGCACCGTGTCGCTGCGCGTGACGTACCTGGTGCCCTGCGCCGTGTGGCGGCCGGCGTACCGCGCCACGCTCGCCCCTTCCGAGAACGGTGAGACGGTGGCGCTCGAGTGCGAGGCCGTGGTGTGGCAGCGCACGGAGGAGGAGTGGAAGGACGTGGAGCTGCTGTTCTCCACGTCCCGCCCCACCCTGGGCGCCTCGCCTCCACGGCTGGTGGAGGACTGGCTGCGGCTGCGCGACAAGAGCGAGCAGGAGAAGCACACGGTGGAGGTGTCCGTGCGCGAGGAGGTCATCCAGACCACCGGCGAGGGCGGCGCCAGCCAGACGGAGTCCATGCCGGGCCTGGACGACGGCGGCGAGGCGCTGACGCTGCGGGCGCCCCACCGGGTGACGGTCCCCTGTGATGGCGAGCCCCACCGCGTGCCGCTGTTCCAGTTCCGCGCTCCGGCCACATCCGAGCTCATCGGCTACCCGGAGCACTCGCCGCTGGTGCACCGGGTGGCGCGCTTCGACAACACGGGGCCCTCGGTGCTGCTGGCGGGCCCGGTGGACCTGGTGCGCTCGAGCGGCTACGTGGGCCGCGCCCAGCTCAAGTTCACCGGCGTGGGCGAGCGGCTCAAGCTGGGCTTCGGCAGCGAGGACACCCTGCGAGTCGCACGGCTGGTGGACTCGAAGCAGGACACCCAGCGAATCACGGGCCGGCGCACCCGCACACACCAGGTGAAGCTCTTCCTCTCCAACACCGGCACCCGCTCCGAGAAGGTCGTCCTCGAGGAGCGCATGCCCGTCTCCGAAGTCGAGGCCGTGGAGGTCAAGCTGCTCCAGGACCAGACGAAACCCGCCCCCGCGAAGGTGAGCGAGGACGGCATCGTGCGCTTCGAGCTGGCCACCCCACCCCGCTCGCAACAGGAGCTGGCCTTCGCCTACTCTGTGGCCAGCTCCGCCAAGGTGGCGGGGCTCTGAGCCCGGGCCGCTGGCACATGCCGCGGCCCGGGAGGACACACCACACATGAACCGCTTCATCGCCGCTGCCTCGTTCTTCGTCGCCGCCCAGTCGCTCGCCGCCGAGCCTTCCGCCAGTGCCCAGGTGGAGCCGAAGGCCGCCTTCGAGCGGCTCAAGTCGCTCGCGGGTGACTGGCAGGGACAGGCG
This is a stretch of genomic DNA from Archangium violaceum. It encodes these proteins:
- a CDS encoding DUF4139 domain-containing protein — protein: MSTPIHLPVIKVTVLEDRALVERGGDVVLPAGPQRLRVEGLSPLAVDRSLQAQLTGGTVAQARVSRIWKEKPREGARERKTELRRRVEDLEAEWKRAQADMQRLRARLEVVNVAHEDVLRAIAELSGVGRAKPESWHEQLETVRKESASTEEALRQSRKHVEVTRQRLVEAQATLAQGELPEPQLLTSAELEANHPSGGTVSLRVTYLVPCAVWRPAYRATLAPSENGETVALECEAVVWQRTEEEWKDVELLFSTSRPTLGASPPRLVEDWLRLRDKSEQEKHTVEVSVREEVIQTTGEGGASQTESMPGLDDGGEALTLRAPHRVTVPCDGEPHRVPLFQFRAPATSELIGYPEHSPLVHRVARFDNTGPSVLLAGPVDLVRSSGYVGRAQLKFTGVGERLKLGFGSEDTLRVARLVDSKQDTQRITGRRTRTHQVKLFLSNTGTRSEKVVLEERMPVSEVEAVEVKLLQDQTKPAPAKVSEDGIVRFELATPPRSQQELAFAYSVASSAKVAGL